A genomic segment from Neobacillus sp. YX16 encodes:
- a CDS encoding UvrD-helicase domain-containing protein, with protein sequence MTKKIIDQGARDKIKYNLQTNFLVEAGAGSGKTTSLVDRMVNLITTGAAEIQEIVAITFTRKAADELKVRFQSKVESAWKEESDLEIKFRLSVALQNLERCFLGTVHSFCAKLLRERPIEANLDLTFKELEESEDLELLEEAWQLYLQKLLDENSKQFDRINELGISIDQIFPWVGNLKEYSDVQWITETVNKPTLTSDFESFMKLVKEAEKSIPVEEPDKGYDSLQKAIRMAIQKERLMDVTKDKNIIGIFELFNKSLKPTLNRWHSKEDAKFYSEKINAFLEVSIKPLLQAWKEYCHPIIVDFIQEALTVYEDLKKERSLLNFQDLMLHTSKLLKKNPEVRSYFQRKYRFLLIDEFQDTDPLQAEIMFFLTSENPSEQIWTRCRPKAGSLFVVGDPKQAIYRFRRSDIDTYNRVKQLMEEHGGEILQLITNFRSVDRVTEKLNTVFEKHLPAVETLHQAAYRPLIAYHKDDGDGFTGINRLSVLADFSKKEEVILKDAENISLTIQALLKKGYRAKDFMVLTRYNDGVSIYARIIEAMGIPVSISGEVVMGETREFQDLWILLKSFLDPTDEVSFVAVLRGIFFGISDQELYE encoded by the coding sequence ATGACTAAAAAGATTATTGATCAAGGAGCAAGGGATAAAATTAAATACAATCTGCAAACCAATTTCTTAGTCGAAGCGGGTGCAGGCTCTGGGAAAACAACGAGCCTTGTCGATCGGATGGTGAACCTGATTACCACCGGAGCAGCGGAAATACAGGAAATTGTTGCGATTACTTTTACAAGAAAAGCAGCAGATGAGTTAAAGGTACGCTTCCAATCAAAAGTAGAGTCAGCCTGGAAAGAAGAAAGTGACCTTGAAATCAAGTTTCGGTTGTCGGTAGCACTTCAAAATTTGGAGAGGTGCTTTCTAGGTACCGTTCATTCCTTTTGTGCCAAGCTGCTTCGTGAACGGCCAATTGAAGCCAATTTAGATTTAACCTTCAAGGAACTAGAAGAGTCCGAGGATTTAGAGCTTTTAGAGGAAGCGTGGCAGCTTTATTTACAAAAGTTATTGGATGAAAACTCTAAACAATTTGACCGAATCAATGAATTGGGAATAAGTATTGATCAGATTTTTCCATGGGTAGGAAATCTAAAAGAATACTCTGATGTTCAGTGGATTACAGAAACAGTTAACAAACCAACGCTCACATCAGATTTTGAATCCTTTATGAAGCTAGTAAAAGAAGCGGAAAAATCGATACCAGTTGAAGAACCTGATAAAGGCTATGATTCCTTACAAAAGGCAATTCGAATGGCCATTCAAAAAGAAAGATTGATGGATGTAACGAAGGATAAGAACATCATTGGTATTTTCGAATTGTTTAATAAAAGCTTAAAACCAACATTAAACCGGTGGCATTCAAAAGAGGATGCGAAGTTTTACAGTGAAAAAATCAATGCTTTTCTTGAAGTGTCCATCAAGCCATTGCTTCAAGCTTGGAAGGAATATTGCCACCCAATTATCGTTGATTTCATTCAAGAAGCTTTAACTGTCTATGAAGACTTAAAAAAAGAACGCTCATTATTAAATTTCCAAGATTTAATGTTGCACACCTCAAAGTTGTTAAAGAAAAATCCTGAAGTGAGAAGCTATTTTCAAAGAAAATACCGTTTCTTACTAATTGATGAATTTCAAGACACGGACCCGCTTCAGGCAGAGATTATGTTTTTTCTAACGAGTGAGAATCCAAGTGAACAAATTTGGACAAGGTGCAGACCGAAAGCTGGCTCACTTTTTGTCGTGGGTGATCCAAAACAAGCGATTTATCGATTCCGTCGATCAGATATTGATACATACAATCGCGTGAAACAGTTAATGGAAGAGCATGGCGGTGAAATCCTGCAATTAATCACAAATTTCAGGTCAGTAGATCGTGTTACGGAAAAGTTAAATACTGTTTTTGAAAAGCATTTACCAGCTGTCGAAACACTACATCAAGCAGCCTATCGACCATTAATCGCATATCACAAAGATGATGGCGATGGATTTACTGGTATCAATCGTTTAAGCGTCCTTGCAGACTTCAGTAAGAAAGAAGAAGTAATCCTAAAGGATGCAGAAAATATTTCACTTACCATTCAGGCATTGCTTAAAAAAGGATATCGAGCAAAGGACTTTATGGTTCTGACAAGATACAATGATGGAGTTTCTATCTATGCAAGGATAATAGAGGCAATGGGGATTCCTGTCAGTATTTCTGGTGAAGTAGTCATGGGTGAAACAAGAGAGTTTCAAGATTTATGGATTTTATTAAAATCCTTTTTAGATCCTACGGATGAAGTAAGTTTTGTAGCAGTACTTCGCGGGATTTTCTTCGGTATCAGTGATCAAGAGCTTTATGAATAG
- a CDS encoding SRPBCC family protein: MKEWTKEIEIDAPIEKIWALFDGSLENMQKIMPQVISNTPVKVTEEGVGTIYRQQYKEGKRIEEYDVETLEYLDTPDHKKMKVGFNLANYFEINAGYELTKINEHKSHFKYTTTNKPLKAIFKLFLWFASDKTVVKFVEKVKEVAEEEHALVK, from the coding sequence ATGAAGGAATGGACAAAGGAAATAGAAATTGATGCTCCTATTGAAAAGATTTGGGCATTATTTGATGGGTCTTTAGAAAATATGCAAAAGATTATGCCACAGGTAATTAGTAATACACCCGTGAAAGTGACGGAAGAAGGCGTTGGGACAATCTATCGTCAGCAGTATAAAGAAGGTAAACGGATAGAAGAGTATGATGTTGAAACATTGGAATATTTGGACACTCCTGACCATAAGAAAATGAAGGTAGGATTTAACTTAGCTAACTATTTTGAAATTAACGCTGGTTATGAATTAACGAAAATAAATGAACACAAATCACATTTCAAATACACAACGACAAATAAACCATTAAAAGCTATTTTTAAATTATTCTTATGGTTCGCCAGCGATAAGACAGTGGTGAAATTTGTTGAAAAGGTTAAAGAAGTTGCCGAGGAAGAACACGCATTGGTTAAATAA
- a CDS encoding PD-(D/E)XK nuclease family protein: protein MHSLVNELDQICTQFLLKEKVVIVDSFEIGEQINEAFIRAGKRAINLKYKTVLNLAINLVELHDEEPITVLDGTVGVHFIYNVLKELKNQGKLRYFSEMEITPSFSHAIYSTLQNLRLAGYKAGTLRKDAFLSPEKAEDLAAILTEYEKMLDFNHFTDKASILTKAIHLAQRNERAVFILQSNLHLTHLEELLLRQILPEGSFKLPLAPVLGISIPERSSSLSSISWGEPTPLSCLYQLDEVGEGTVNIDIFTSKTEDMEVKHVLEKIKSSRAPLDECIVFYSNSDSYITPFFNLAQKLDIPVTFGEGLPVGFSRPGRLVSGLITWIQSNYSVQSFIDLLNEGLLTLGDDSPSRSRIVRLLRDLQIGWSKERYITQLENERERLFEKGEEFERTVNEIVWLHQWFSKIFKKLPDSNPTYNYKKCLSSIAFLLKNHSKSSTKLDEISKTTLLEVIEKIVTYADEELGRHDVFEKLNDLLLSIRVNQSRPKPGFLHITSYKKAVYHSNPNVFFLGLNNRKFPGNSGEDPLLLDTERIALGNKIPLLREMSQENTYTLLQALAHSTGKVTVSYCDFSITDNRVINPAHVILQCYRMMSGNKDAEYKDLLSQTSDLISSEIFEDKDYWTKKLIDDTPSQLNEGILNHFLNVKQGLTAESARFSESYSEFDGFIQMDSGQYDPRINHEKTMSAGKLETLARCPYSYYLKEVLRVRPIEEVSYDANKWLDPATRGSLLHSIFETFYKEITQQNVKPSYAIHHDKIMEIAVGLIEKEKEVLPPPNERVYQREMNDILACCDIFLKEEEIHGEHYNPLHFEYSFGIGDSEPAIIQLPSGDVKVTGIIDRVDQSHDGRYHIIDYKTGSTYGYEKNKAFKGGRQLQHMIYALAIEQHLDLGEGAVEESSYYFPTLKGMAQRFTRKQDVTLRTNGLDILQKLIDVINHGHFEMTEDENDCKFCEFKLVCRRHFYDKDSLEKKQTNQKLTGVRAYD from the coding sequence ATGCATTCGTTAGTCAATGAACTAGACCAAATTTGTACTCAATTCCTCTTAAAGGAAAAAGTCGTCATCGTTGATTCCTTCGAAATAGGAGAACAAATCAATGAGGCTTTTATTAGGGCAGGAAAACGGGCAATTAATCTAAAGTATAAGACTGTACTTAATCTAGCCATTAATCTTGTGGAATTACATGATGAAGAACCTATTACTGTACTAGATGGGACAGTTGGCGTTCATTTTATCTATAATGTTCTGAAGGAATTAAAGAACCAAGGAAAACTGCGTTATTTTTCAGAAATGGAAATTACACCTTCTTTTAGTCATGCCATCTATTCAACGCTTCAGAATCTTAGGCTTGCAGGCTACAAGGCGGGAACACTTAGGAAAGATGCTTTTCTTTCACCTGAAAAAGCAGAGGATTTGGCTGCAATTTTAACAGAATATGAAAAAATGCTTGATTTCAATCATTTTACGGATAAAGCCTCCATCCTTACCAAAGCAATACATCTTGCCCAAAGGAATGAAAGAGCAGTCTTTATACTACAGTCCAATTTGCACCTCACCCACTTAGAAGAACTGCTTCTTCGTCAAATCCTGCCAGAAGGATCTTTCAAACTGCCTCTTGCCCCTGTTTTGGGGATAAGCATTCCAGAAAGGTCAAGCAGCTTATCATCGATATCCTGGGGAGAGCCAACGCCGTTAAGCTGCCTCTATCAGCTTGATGAAGTAGGAGAAGGAACAGTAAATATAGATATCTTCACTTCAAAAACAGAGGATATGGAAGTGAAACATGTATTAGAAAAGATAAAATCATCTAGAGCGCCGCTGGATGAATGTATTGTTTTTTATTCCAATTCTGATTCATACATAACACCATTTTTCAACTTAGCACAAAAGCTTGATATTCCGGTAACCTTTGGTGAAGGGTTACCCGTAGGATTTAGTCGGCCTGGGAGATTAGTTTCTGGATTAATTACTTGGATTCAATCAAATTATAGTGTGCAATCCTTTATCGATTTGCTGAATGAAGGATTACTCACCCTAGGTGACGATTCACCTTCAAGATCGAGAATCGTGAGACTTCTTCGGGATCTACAGATCGGTTGGTCGAAGGAGCGGTATATAACTCAGCTTGAAAACGAAAGGGAACGATTATTTGAAAAAGGGGAAGAGTTTGAACGTACAGTAAATGAAATAGTGTGGTTACATCAATGGTTTTCAAAGATTTTTAAAAAGCTTCCTGATAGTAATCCAACCTATAATTACAAAAAATGCTTATCCAGCATTGCATTTCTTTTAAAAAATCATAGCAAAAGCAGCACTAAGCTTGATGAAATTTCAAAAACAACGCTTTTGGAAGTAATCGAGAAAATCGTTACTTATGCTGATGAGGAGTTAGGAAGGCACGATGTATTTGAAAAGCTTAATGACCTCCTGCTTTCGATAAGGGTGAATCAATCACGTCCAAAACCCGGATTCCTGCATATTACTTCTTATAAAAAAGCGGTCTATCACAGTAATCCGAATGTATTTTTCTTGGGGCTTAATAATCGGAAGTTTCCAGGGAATTCAGGAGAAGATCCATTGCTTCTTGATACAGAGCGTATCGCACTTGGCAATAAGATTCCATTACTACGTGAAATGAGTCAGGAAAACACCTATACGCTTCTGCAGGCTTTGGCTCATTCAACGGGTAAAGTGACAGTTAGCTATTGTGATTTTTCCATCACTGATAATCGTGTGATAAATCCTGCTCATGTCATTCTACAATGCTACCGAATGATGTCAGGCAATAAAGATGCTGAATACAAAGACTTACTATCACAAACATCAGACCTCATTTCTAGTGAGATTTTCGAGGATAAAGATTATTGGACTAAGAAATTAATCGACGACACTCCTTCACAACTCAATGAAGGGATTCTTAACCATTTTCTAAATGTAAAACAAGGTCTTACAGCAGAGAGTGCTCGTTTTTCAGAAAGCTATTCCGAATTTGATGGGTTCATACAAATGGATTCAGGCCAGTATGACCCGCGGATCAATCATGAAAAAACAATGAGCGCAGGGAAATTAGAGACACTTGCAAGATGTCCTTATTCTTACTACCTTAAGGAAGTATTAAGAGTGAGGCCGATTGAGGAGGTTTCGTATGATGCGAATAAATGGTTAGACCCAGCTACTCGGGGCAGTTTGCTTCACAGCATTTTTGAAACCTTCTATAAGGAAATTACACAACAAAATGTTAAGCCGAGCTACGCTATTCATCACGATAAAATTATGGAAATAGCTGTTGGTCTTATTGAAAAAGAAAAAGAGGTCCTGCCTCCGCCAAATGAACGGGTTTATCAGCGGGAAATGAACGATATCTTGGCATGCTGTGATATCTTTCTAAAAGAAGAAGAGATTCATGGCGAGCACTACAATCCACTCCATTTTGAATATTCATTTGGTATTGGAGACAGCGAACCGGCCATCATTCAACTGCCTTCGGGAGATGTAAAGGTAACTGGAATCATTGACCGTGTTGACCAATCCCATGATGGCAGGTACCATATCATCGATTATAAAACGGGAAGTACCTATGGTTATGAGAAAAATAAAGCTTTTAAAGGCGGCCGTCAGCTACAGCATATGATTTATGCCTTAGCAATTGAACAGCATTTAGATTTAGGTGAGGGTGCTGTGGAGGAAAGTTCGTATTACTTCCCGACTCTAAAAGGAATGGCACAGCGATTTACTAGGAAGCAGGATGTTACGCTAAGGACGAATGGGTTAGATATTTTACAAAAGCTTATTGACGTAATTAATCATGGTCATTTTGAAATGACAGAGGATGAGAATGATTGTAAATTTTGCGAATTCAAGCTGGTTTGCCGCCGCCACTTTTATGATAAAGACTCCCTTGAGAAAAAACAGACTAATCAAAAGTTAACGGGGGTTCGTGCATATGACTAA
- a CDS encoding 3'-5' exonuclease encodes MIKAKFTNALTILKLCQQSIRQLSPTAAIDSIMEVVGFYPLLLKNGRNKRTYKSMLQMMENLRKQEAFGNTNYKQIMDSLTKLLFEKTTVANMEEGADAVRIMNVHKSKGLEAPVVFLAHPAKQVNPVSFLSQHIKREDYSSQGYFMFTVRNGFQDREVSVPLNWETYKNEELEYLTQEELRIIYVAATRAEKALVISSNGSNKKNPWNVLFEMENIEEVEVPEIEKTDKVSANEITFAEYQAKTVSMHAWLDHSKVKSFEHWTPTKDKDISDVYEIEREAGGGKEWGTLIHDVFEKAVQSHDVTKYIKAALTSNNISPSKEVEVITYLTNLRTSALWDEIQTADEVLTEVPFTLKVEKNDSLYAHITRNPEDKHPFFVKGIIDLIYKQNGEWKIVDYKTDRAKRIEDYEKLQNFYRAQLSFYKQAWEEITMEKVKRESLYFLEPNRVVHY; translated from the coding sequence ATGATCAAGGCAAAATTCACTAACGCATTAACCATATTAAAGTTATGTCAACAAAGTATCCGGCAGTTATCTCCAACTGCTGCCATTGACAGTATCATGGAGGTTGTGGGCTTTTATCCCTTGCTTTTAAAAAATGGCCGTAACAAACGGACCTATAAGAGTATGCTTCAGATGATGGAAAACTTACGTAAACAGGAGGCATTTGGGAATACCAACTATAAACAAATCATGGATTCTCTAACAAAATTGCTTTTTGAAAAAACAACTGTCGCAAATATGGAGGAAGGTGCTGATGCGGTTCGGATAATGAATGTTCATAAATCAAAGGGACTTGAGGCGCCCGTTGTTTTCTTGGCTCACCCTGCCAAACAGGTGAATCCGGTCTCCTTTTTATCACAGCATATCAAACGAGAGGATTATTCCTCACAAGGATACTTTATGTTTACCGTGAGAAATGGCTTTCAGGATAGAGAAGTTTCGGTCCCACTAAACTGGGAGACCTATAAAAACGAGGAATTAGAGTATCTTACACAAGAAGAATTACGGATTATTTATGTTGCGGCCACCCGGGCAGAAAAAGCACTCGTCATTAGTTCAAACGGAAGTAATAAGAAAAATCCTTGGAATGTCCTTTTTGAGATGGAAAATATCGAGGAAGTGGAAGTTCCTGAAATAGAGAAGACCGATAAGGTTTCTGCCAATGAAATCACTTTTGCTGAGTACCAGGCCAAAACAGTTAGTATGCATGCTTGGCTGGACCATAGCAAAGTGAAATCGTTTGAACACTGGACGCCAACAAAGGATAAGGATATTTCTGATGTTTACGAAATTGAACGGGAAGCGGGCGGCGGAAAAGAGTGGGGGACCTTGATTCATGATGTCTTTGAAAAAGCCGTTCAAAGTCATGATGTTACCAAGTACATCAAGGCAGCATTAACCAGCAATAATATTTCACCTTCAAAAGAAGTCGAGGTGATTACGTATCTTACCAATTTACGGACTTCAGCGTTATGGGATGAAATCCAAACAGCCGATGAAGTCTTAACGGAAGTTCCGTTTACCTTAAAGGTTGAAAAGAATGATTCTCTTTATGCTCACATTACAAGGAATCCAGAAGATAAACATCCTTTTTTTGTAAAAGGAATCATAGATCTTATCTACAAACAGAATGGTGAATGGAAGATTGTCGATTACAAAACGGACCGAGCAAAAAGGATCGAAGACTACGAAAAACTGCAAAACTTTTATCGTGCTCAACTATCCTTTTATAAGCAGGCATGGGAAGAAATAACGATGGAAAAAGTAAAGAGAGAAAGTCTTTACTTTCTAGAACCAAATAGGGTAGTCCATTATTAA
- a CDS encoding thioesterase family protein translates to MIDYRFSHRLKVRYSEIDGQKIVFNSHYLTYIDVAVTEYFQQLLQHDKKFDFVLAKSTIDYKRSAFLNDWLTIWCRMERVGNKSMTMNFMITREDEIEPILLAEVIYVSVDHQTMEPCPVPNFVRERIEQFELEYK, encoded by the coding sequence ATGATAGATTATCGTTTCTCACATCGATTAAAGGTGCGTTATTCGGAAATTGATGGTCAAAAGATTGTTTTTAATTCTCATTACCTAACGTATATTGATGTTGCCGTCACAGAATATTTCCAGCAGCTTCTTCAACACGATAAAAAGTTTGATTTTGTGCTTGCAAAATCGACAATCGATTATAAACGATCTGCATTTTTAAATGATTGGCTCACCATTTGGTGCAGAATGGAAAGAGTCGGCAACAAAAGCATGACGATGAACTTTATGATTACGAGAGAAGATGAAATCGAACCCATTCTTCTAGCTGAGGTTATTTATGTGAGTGTTGACCACCAAACCATGGAACCCTGCCCCGTACCTAATTTTGTCAGAGAACGAATCGAACAATTTGAACTTGAATATAAGTAA
- a CDS encoding CBS domain-containing protein — MKQVKKAPILSERFEVAFNQVHDAMKDIVKINDDRFVVLVKVGAKKYQIIETFKKDLEQYAKLRNAIVHEKMEVGYYIAEPNARVVEHIEKIAHVFNRPNYALTIATRNVIYFDYDDSILKVTEAIRQFNYSKFPIYKNKEFVGLLTAGAIVKWMAQNMVSGSVNLDDTHISDIMKYEKDHPIDFVAKSTNIFDVETIFEKSHKVKKKLEAVIITENGKKDETPLGIVTPWDLIEIDYTVE; from the coding sequence ATGAAACAAGTGAAAAAAGCACCAATACTATCGGAACGGTTTGAAGTGGCCTTTAATCAAGTACATGATGCGATGAAGGATATTGTCAAAATTAATGATGATAGATTTGTAGTATTAGTGAAGGTTGGAGCTAAGAAATATCAAATCATTGAAACTTTTAAAAAAGATCTCGAACAATATGCGAAGCTGCGCAATGCTATTGTCCATGAAAAAATGGAAGTAGGCTATTATATCGCGGAACCAAATGCAAGAGTAGTAGAGCATATAGAAAAAATTGCCCATGTATTTAACCGTCCCAATTACGCTTTGACGATTGCGACGAGAAATGTAATATATTTTGATTATGACGATAGCATCCTTAAGGTAACCGAGGCAATTCGCCAGTTTAATTATTCGAAATTTCCGATATACAAGAATAAAGAGTTTGTGGGTTTATTGACGGCAGGAGCGATTGTAAAATGGATGGCACAGAACATGGTAAGCGGCTCTGTAAATCTAGACGATACACATATTTCGGATATAATGAAATACGAGAAAGATCATCCGATTGACTTTGTCGCGAAAAGCACGAATATCTTTGACGTTGAAACCATCTTTGAAAAGTCACATAAGGTTAAGAAAAAATTAGAAGCAGTTATCATCACCGAAAATGGTAAAAAAGACGAAACACCATTAGGAATTGTTACTCCATGGGATTTGATTGAAATCGACTATACGGTGGAGTAA
- a CDS encoding M1 family metallopeptidase, whose protein sequence is MKKGNWLPAILIGFAVLLAGCKENNSKETAGNNKSENKASIVEAEKFVPTGYDSTITVNVEEKTLTGSLKLKSTNNTGKTQDKIYFHVYPNQFREDVDLLGGFWRQIIDENSEPGSIEVTEVQVNGNKGSFKLNDTVLEIPLDNWKVGSAIDLDFKFTMKVPKNNGRFAYDDNAIWLGNWIPIQAVYDERGWVTDPYLSMGDPFYSQVGNYTVKVTVPGTYQIASTGKEKEAIKEQDGSLSYSTTIENVRDFAMVIMDENYKKFSDQIGGTTVNTWYLASDSQEAVKQNHEAGIRSLAYFSKVYGLYPYLEFDIVRTGMFTAMEFPGLIYLPKSILESNETEIGSVVHETAHQWWYGMVGNDEVKEPWLDEALATYTSTRFMLEEFPEHGAANLEMRKDMTEGTEMHEKKGIFIGSSVDKFTSIGAYSQLVYQKGALMLENLEKEIGKEKMDQLLQTYFKEYQYDVATSSDFISVFSEELGPEAKEYFESWLTGKEPEFKQ, encoded by the coding sequence ATGAAAAAAGGGAATTGGCTGCCTGCTATTTTAATAGGTTTTGCTGTTTTACTCGCAGGGTGTAAAGAAAACAACTCAAAGGAGACTGCTGGAAATAATAAAAGTGAAAATAAGGCTTCAATTGTAGAGGCGGAGAAATTTGTTCCGACAGGATACGATTCTACCATAACTGTTAATGTAGAGGAGAAAACGTTAACGGGCTCACTTAAATTGAAGTCGACAAACAATACCGGGAAAACTCAGGACAAAATTTACTTTCACGTATACCCGAACCAATTTAGAGAAGATGTAGATCTACTAGGTGGATTCTGGCGTCAAATTATTGACGAGAATTCTGAACCAGGTTCAATAGAAGTTACGGAAGTTCAGGTAAATGGAAATAAAGGTAGTTTTAAATTAAATGACACGGTACTTGAAATACCATTGGACAATTGGAAAGTGGGTTCAGCTATTGACCTTGACTTTAAGTTTACGATGAAGGTTCCAAAGAATAATGGTCGTTTCGCGTATGATGACAATGCGATTTGGCTGGGAAATTGGATTCCTATTCAAGCGGTATATGATGAAAGAGGTTGGGTAACAGACCCATACCTTTCAATGGGAGATCCTTTTTATAGTCAAGTTGGCAACTATACGGTCAAGGTAACGGTGCCGGGAACATATCAAATTGCAAGTACCGGTAAGGAGAAAGAAGCTATAAAGGAACAGGATGGATCCCTGAGCTATTCAACTACAATCGAAAATGTACGGGACTTTGCGATGGTGATTATGGATGAAAACTACAAAAAGTTTTCAGACCAAATAGGGGGAACAACTGTAAATACATGGTACCTAGCAAGTGATAGCCAGGAGGCAGTCAAGCAGAACCATGAAGCAGGGATAAGATCATTAGCTTATTTTAGTAAAGTTTATGGGCTATATCCGTATCTGGAATTTGATATCGTTCGAACGGGTATGTTTACAGCAATGGAATTTCCAGGGTTAATTTACCTTCCAAAAAGCATTCTAGAGAGTAATGAAACAGAAATTGGCTCAGTCGTCCACGAAACGGCACATCAATGGTGGTATGGGATGGTGGGGAATGACGAAGTGAAGGAGCCTTGGCTGGACGAGGCTTTGGCGACCTATACTTCAACGAGATTTATGTTAGAGGAATTTCCGGAGCATGGTGCTGCTAATTTAGAGATGAGAAAGGACATGACAGAAGGAACAGAGATGCATGAAAAAAAGGGTATCTTTATCGGGAGTTCTGTTGATAAATTTACCAGCATCGGAGCCTATTCGCAGCTTGTCTATCAAAAGGGTGCGTTAATGTTGGAAAACCTTGAAAAAGAAATAGGGAAAGAGAAAATGGATCAATTGCTTCAGACTTATTTTAAAGAATATCAATATGATGTAGCGACTAGTAGTGACTTCATCTCTGTATTCTCTGAGGAACTTGGACCAGAGGCAAAGGAATACTTTGAAAGTTGGCTAACTGGTAAAGAACCTGAATTTAAGCAATAA
- a CDS encoding multidrug effflux MFS transporter encodes MYEGNESILGTSLESSIDNPGTISRSKRLWIAVVLGSLAAFAPLSIDMYLPALPILADYFQTSASFIQLSLTFFLLGLSFGQLFAGPISDIRGRRNPLLIGLIIYAVVSLLCVFSPSIWTFILLRFIQGLAGAVGIVISRAIVRDLYSGTELTKFFALLSLVNGAAPILAPIAGAQLLRFVPWQGVFIVLGLIGFIMFIAVLFGLSETLPEERRLRGGIQNTLLTFRNLFVDRSFMGYAISQGLISGTMFAYISGSPFVVQNIYGASPQVFSLIFAINGLGIMIASQTTGRLAGRVHESKLLIFGLGMSFFGSIFLFILILFQATLWMVLIPLLFVVSSVGVVNTAGFSLAMQKQGKNAGSASALLGVLSFVFGGVTSPLVGIGGGESAIPMGLVIVFASCGAVLSYVFLVHRRTRQKNA; translated from the coding sequence ATGTATGAAGGGAATGAATCAATATTGGGTACTTCTTTAGAAAGTTCAATCGACAACCCAGGGACCATTTCTCGTTCCAAACGATTATGGATTGCTGTTGTATTAGGTTCTTTAGCGGCATTTGCTCCATTGTCCATTGACATGTATCTGCCCGCATTACCTATATTAGCGGATTACTTTCAAACCAGCGCATCTTTTATTCAGCTAAGTTTAACCTTTTTCCTGTTAGGATTATCTTTTGGGCAGCTGTTTGCAGGACCGATTAGTGATATCCGCGGGAGGCGCAATCCACTTCTAATTGGGTTGATTATCTATGCAGTCGTTTCGCTATTATGTGTATTTAGTCCTTCCATATGGACATTCATTCTGTTGCGTTTTATTCAAGGGCTCGCTGGTGCAGTAGGGATTGTCATCTCAAGGGCGATTGTCCGCGATTTATATTCTGGAACGGAATTGACCAAGTTCTTTGCGCTCCTTTCTTTAGTTAATGGGGCTGCGCCAATTCTAGCTCCAATAGCTGGTGCGCAGCTTCTAAGGTTCGTTCCATGGCAAGGAGTATTTATTGTCCTAGGGTTAATCGGTTTTATTATGTTTATTGCCGTACTTTTCGGCTTATCGGAAACACTTCCAGAAGAAAGACGGTTACGTGGCGGAATCCAAAACACTCTTTTGACCTTTCGTAATCTCTTCGTAGACCGTAGTTTCATGGGGTATGCCATTTCCCAAGGACTCATTTCCGGCACCATGTTTGCTTACATATCTGGTTCTCCCTTTGTGGTCCAAAACATTTACGGTGCATCACCGCAAGTTTTCAGTCTTATTTTTGCCATCAATGGGCTGGGCATTATGATTGCCAGCCAAACAACTGGTAGATTAGCAGGAAGAGTACACGAGTCAAAGCTATTAATCTTCGGATTAGGTATGTCCTTTTTCGGCAGCATTTTCTTATTTATTCTAATACTGTTCCAAGCAACATTATGGATGGTATTAATTCCTTTATTATTTGTGGTATCCAGCGTCGGTGTCGTCAATACAGCAGGATTCTCACTTGCCATGCAAAAACAAGGTAAAAATGCAGGCAGTGCCTCTGCACTCCTCGGTGTCCTTTCATTTGTATTTGGTGGTGTAACATCCCCATTAGTGGGAATAGGAGGAGGAGAATCCGCAATCCCTATGGGACTCGTCATCGTATTCGCCTCCTGTGGTGCAGTTCTTTCTTATGTTTTTCTTGTACATAGAAGAACACGCCAAAAAAATGCTTAA